TCTGAATTATCAAGGCATGTGTGATCTATTGTTGGGAACGGTGAAGATAGCAGCTGGAGTAACTCTACttttgtctgcttttgtttcCACACTGATCATTACATTTGAATAATGAAAGAGTCTGTGCATAAAATGTCAATGTCTGCTGAACCTCCTATTCTCCCGTGATCCCCAGTGATAGAGGTGTTTGTGTCCCACCCAGGATCCGAGCCTGCAGGGGCACGACGCTACAGACTGGCCATCGTGTGTCTTGGGATGCTGTGTTTACTCCTGCTGTTGATCTCCACAGTCATTTATGTTTACTGTGAGTTTGTTAGTTACACTTTAGTATTAGTGTTCATTAGCTGTCTGAGATAAGAGATCTCTAATATTATTCATGGTACCATGTGTCTGAGAGCCTATTACAGTCCAGAATTTGTTACTCTCAATAATCCAAATCAGGCCATGTGTCCGTctgtatattatttattttattttttttgttttctgatgATGGAGGCCTTAATAACTCTGTGTATTTACTGTGGTTCTGTTGCTATTCAATAGTAGTTTTGTGATTTAGGATATATCAGTGTATCCTTCTTAAATTTCTTTGCAAATACTGTAGGAAAACTACTATTTTCGCTACCTTTTCTTAATTGCACGGTATAAATGTGAGTCATTTAGTTACTTTTAATTCTACATATGTTTCAGTTAAAGGAGCTCTTAATGAAGCTGAAAAGAAGGGTGGAATGTTAACGGCAGAGAGAGACCAGCTACAGGTTAATTACAGCATAATGGCAGTTCAAGTTTCTCAGCTTGAAGACAAAATGAGACGTTTTGCAGGTAAGTAAATTGGTCAGACTTTACTTGTGGGGATGCAAAAAATATACTATTTTTCTATTAATTAATCATGAACTGAGGCATTAACCACAAGCTAAGTTAAATTTAATTTAGTTTATTTTTGTGTGGCACATTCTCTcagcattacattgtctcaaagtgctttacattgtccctgcccaatgaCCCCAAGAGAACAAGatagaggtgacagtggcaaggaaaaactcctaaATGGGAATAATCCTTGGGATGAACAAaattcaaagggggagcccatcctccaggggccagcagaggGAGTACAAAGTCCCAGTTTATAAAGTAGAATGTTGTATAGTCCAGGGATAAGGTCTAGAGTAGTGGAATGATGAAAGCTGACGTGTGTGTGGGCAGGCAGGTGAGGAAGCTGCTTCCTTCAgccaattgggggggggggtgcggtccAGCAGCAAGGGGAGGACAGATATGTAATCAGGCTGGGTGGGCAGGCGGGGAACTGTCCACTATCAGGAGTTGTAAGAGAAAGAATTTAACAACACTGTGTGACAACGTTTTTTGTAGTGTGGTATGGAGATAAGGAGGCTCTGGTgggcctgattatctgtatcaggtgttaaattagggctgtACCTAAGCTCTGCTGGGTGGTAGCTCTCCAGCAGCAATAATGGGCAGCCCTGCTTTACAGTCATAGTTACCAATCTGTAGTAGGAAGATAATGATGATGCACGCTATAAAGTGATGGTTAATGAAATTTTATGTTAACATTGAGCTCAATAACTTGCAGCTAAGTACATAATGAGTAATTTGCTCATAACTAAGAGTTAGTTTacgattaaataatatattaagtAAGAGTTGGTTCATGATTAATTAAGAACATAAGATCAGAAGACCAGCAATCACACGACTGTAGGAGCAAACGCCACACAAGCAGAAGAACTAAACCACTTCCTTGCTGGCTTTGAGAAGGAAGCTGCAAAGGCAGTCACAAAACCTGTTCCCTTTTTCTGTCAGTGTCTCAGTTTTCCCCTCCCAGTCCCTTGGTTTAATTATTAGTTACATCCGTGGCCTGTTTTCCCTGTCTTTGTTAATTAGTCTCACCTGCCCTGTGTGTGATAcccagctcgtccgctcctcgtgtgtgccacgccccctgattacccacgtgtgattccctaattgtctcctgctgtgtccgattattttgatTTAGTCATGTCCTATTTaaatcctggtcttgcctgttaccctcgtTCGTCATTGCGTGACTCTTGTGCGTGATGTTAGTTGGTCTCCcttagtttccatgttctcggTGTTCCTTTCCCCTAATAAACCCCCGATCTCCCCGATCCTGCCGCGTCTGCCTGATTTTTGGCcaaccgcccgcacgatcgcctgttagTCTTGTTACCCAGTTTAGTTTCAGTATTTAAGTCCCTTCCTCAGTTCTGTTCCCCAGCGGTTCATTGATTGTTTGTATGATTGTGATTGTTAGATGTATTTACCTGCTTACCTGTCCCGTTTTTGTAATTAATCTTTGTTTATCCCCATTtacttttgacccctcgtggtcctttGTCTTTGTTAGTCCTTGTGTTTTTTAGTTAATTTAATAAACCCTTCTGTTGTCCCGTGAAGCCGCCTGTGGGTCGTCCACCATTCTGCCTGCATCATGCCTCAATCTCATGCTCGAACCACCTCATTTCGTAACACACAGGACCACACTGGGTTTATGGCGATATTTGTTATGCCCTGTATGATGTCTTATATCCAAAACTGTTCATATTACTATTTCTGTGAAGGCCAAGTTTCGCCATTTGACCAAACACACAAATTTAAGTCAAAGTTAAATTAGTAATGAACGTAATGAATGCTAAATTAGCAATGTAGGGCTTGTATGCTAATGGAAAGTTAATGCTGAGAACAGCTAGATTCCTCAGACATGATTTGTTTAAGTTGTCTTATAAAAATGTGGTCAGACATATCCAGATGGGTAGTGCAGAACCAGCAAgagctgcagttttttgcacaAACACTGATCTGTTGTTCCCATTGTCGATTATTAAGATAAACTGTAATACACACTTCCCTAAGTTTTTCttgattgctttggcacatttcatgaaacaaACCCCTATGTTTTCAAAACTGtaagagcatttctcaaaacaatTCATGCGTAGAGCAAAGCACTACGGTTTAACTGCAAAAGCCTGTACTTACCAAAAGCAATTAACTCGTGTTTCAAAAGCTGATAATTCCAGCAATGAATtagtcagcatcaccaaaatgaaaagtacaatattTTTTCTCACTGTGTCTCGCTCTTCACTCACATGCACATGCTTTCAAACTCGTGTTTAAAATGCTCATTGGGGACAACGGTACCCGACACCAGTCCTGCAAGTCTCAGAAGATCCCAGGAGCTGTACAGTATCTGCATTGTAGAATGACGCCTTTTCCTGGATCACACTATCCTTaagattaatctgtttttcactGCAGAAAACAGATGTCCTGAGGGCTGGAACAGTTTCCATTTAAAATGTTATTACATCTCTGGTAAAAAGAACACCTGGGTCAAGAGTCAGGAGGAATGTAGACAGAAAGGAGCAGATCTGGTGGTTATAGACAGCAAAGAGGAACAGGTAAGAGACAAAATGTAATTCTGTATAATTATATTCAAAAGAGAATTTCAAACACTTTCTTCCTTTTCTCCCACAATGATTATAAAACATATGAAGGACTGAAAGTGAATATAGAAGGAATTCTTAATGGTGATCTTCATTGTGCACTGACATGCATAGTCATTTCTATCACATTTTAGATTTTCCTCAGTCAGTTCCAGAGAACCTGGATTGGTCTGATAGACAAAGAACATAAAGGGATCTGGACATGGGTGGATGGGACACCACTGACCACAAGGTGAGAGAGGTTACTGCTACAGAAGGAGACAAGAATAAGAGAGCAGATAACTGTCGTGTTCTCTTGAAATGAAATGCTTCAAACCAGTTAGAAAAATctgattttaattgtttttgttGATGTTTAATGATGCTTCCACATACTCTCATCTTCTTATATTGTCTTTTATGAATAATGGAGCCAAATTAAAAAATTTTCACTGAATGAAGCTTTATGTATGCCATTCTGAAAATTGAAATCATTTAAACAGAGTTCAGAAGATCGGCTGAATACCACAACAGTCGCATTATAGtaaccatttgtcattgttTCACAAaaatttccaaatgttttagAACATGTATGCAAATGGTATTCTAAAGTTTTCATCATTAGGGATTGTTTCCAGCTGCTTATGGTATCAATTTCACACCCAAAACTacgatgtaataaaaacctgttattttgatgttttggggaccacttttcaggtccccacaaagatctgtgaatgcaatcacaaAACCAGAAATGCCataagtctcatattttgtttggatacttatggttaaggttagtgcTGGGTAGGGTTAACGTCATGTTGAGATTCAAGTTTTCCCTAtagaatgaatggagagtccccacaaagatattacaagcctgtgtatgcatgtgtgtgtgcttgtgtgtgtgtgcgtgtgtgtgtgtgtgtgcgtgcatgaatttgtaattattacattttgtGGGGAGCCaatataaaaatctgtaacttTTTACCCAGCTTTGGACTGGGTagtggttaaggttgtcatttttGGATTATGGTTTTTCACATAGATGATCGGCTGGAATCTGAGATTTCTCTTGGACCAGCTAGAATCGGTGGTTGGTATTAAGAGGACAGCTCTTTCGTGGTTTCGCTCTAATTTGACAGGGGTGGCTATCCTGAAAGTGACCCTAGCGAATAACGAACAAGACAAAGAATGACGTAGGTAAAGAACAAGTGAGGTCTAAGTCCGTTTCTCAAAACCCTTCATTATTTCAGAGTTAACGAACAAACTGTAACTAGTACTTTGTTGGCTCCTCCCCAGCCTCCGTGTGAGAAAAGCAAGGACTGTTGACAGCAGGAACATCAGTCCCACGTATTTCAATGGTGAACCACGTTATTTGATTGTCACACCAGACACATGCAAATGTAAAAAACACAGACTAattagaaaatcaataaaaacacATCAAAGCAACCATAATTAAGAGAACAATAAAATGACTTGCTGTATATTTgttgaaaatatataaataggcTCAAAATGTGGTGTTGCTTACTTGCAAACAAAACGCAATGGTGAGCAGCAATagggaaataagaaatgcttctCAAAAGAAGCATTAAAACAACTTATTGGGGAGGTGGTAAAAATCATATAAAAATcatatatgttaataaaataattgCTACATTTATGCACCTTAAAAGGTACGATTTCCTACAGATAAGGGTGCAATTAGcaaacccttgagggtacagccccactgacaagcaaaggtacaaattggtactcttTTTGTGTAGGCACCAGAATTTCACATGCCCAAAGCCCCCTCTACAGCAGTGTGTGTTCTTTGGTGTGTGGTGTTGTATCTCTCCTCAGCCACATTTTGGGGATTCAACACTAGTATCAGCAGGTATTAGCTAAGAGGATGGCTGCTGTCTCCAGCAACCAGCAAAAACACAATCCTCTGCCATCTGACATAATCCGACAGGGGcgttgctagagattttgggccccatgaaagcatatcattttGGGCAGCATAATCCAGCCCTTGTAATCATCCtaatgccacccccacccccaatttggcacccctgcactcCAAAGGTGGACCAAATATAAGCATCATATGTCTGTAAAATGTCCTTGATGGTTGCATATTACTTGGACATTTAGGCCTAGTGTCAAGAACCCTTTTAGACAGGTGGAAGTGAGATTCAGTGGGCTGCACATATGAATAGGTTTGAGGGTTCTGTCCACTGAACCTGCAATGTCAGTTATGCCTACAGTGGCATGAAACCAATTTTAGTGTGATGCAAAGCATCCCTCCCTGCTGGACACTGTATATTATATAGTTATGGCCATGGTGCAACAGAAATGTGATCCATGCATGCACAGTTGCAAGACACAGCAGCCTAGCTGAAGCCATATGCATCACCTATGGTCTGCAAGACTCCACTTGTGGCATAGAAAAGGAACTGTCAGAAGCTGCATGCTACATGCATGCTTCCCAGATGCTCCTGTTAGCAACATATGCCTCATTTCCAATTACTGGTTTCAAAAAACAAGTTACAGAGGTAGAAGTGAGAGTTAAGCAAAGGTTCATATGTGTTACATTTTTTTGGACTTACAAGTTTTTATAAGCAGCTgagctgaaaaaaaaagttttcagagTGGCTTTCTGTCTATATTTTGTCACCTTAAACGCTCCCTCTCTGTCTGTATAAGTGAGTTTATTCTTTATAGTATAACACATAGGGATGTGCCTattgtttcatttttaaagTGCTTGCAAACACTGTGTGATGGTAATGATGGCTGCCGTATATAGCAAATTGGTGCCTTTTCCTTCACTTAGAGCTTCACTGTAACTTGGAACACTGTCTGTTTCATCAATATATGCCACGTAAGCCCAACTAAGTAGATATCAAGAACGGTGATGGCTTCAGCTAGTGGGCTTGTGTTGGATGCCTTCTATGAAGTCTGTCAAGGTCCAGGTTTCAAGAATTGGATGTCTTGGATTGGGAGGCCTAATTGTAGCAGGTctgactgacacactgcttcTTGGTGCGAAGATATACTGTAATCGCTGCCTCATATCACTGAAAATAGGTCACAAGCTGGAGAAGTAGGATTACATGACTGGCACAATAATGGAAAACCAGGTCATGGAGGCAATGAAAAAGCTACCAGATGACAAGAACATTAAACTGCTTAGAAGAGGCACCTCTGCATCAGCAGGAAAGATTTGTGTGCTAGAATGGTATGACAACAAATCAATTTTGATGCGGGGCATTGTTCATTCAGAAGATCCAGCTGTCACCTGACTGTGGTGGTCCAAGAAAGACGaagtttatttcagcataacatGACCAAACTCACAGATGGATGGGCTTGACTTGGTAGAGAGAATGCTGAGTTTTTCTGATGCATTTCACTGACCTTGCATTAGTCAGCGGTTGGTTATTGTATTGCCAAGTTTGCACAGAATGAGGAACACCAAGAAGAGCCAATGCACTTGCTTGAGTTTCTCTCAACACTGGCTCAGGGATTCATGGCTAAGGGCGCTAATGGCATTGCGgccttcagaagaagatactaTGCACAAAGTGTCATCACTGCTGTACCACACAAATCACTCCTCACAGCTTCTGCCCGACATCGGCCTGACACGGTCAATCTGGAAAACACAATGTGATGCAGATAAAAAGGCTGCACTGGCAGGTCTTGTGTAAGGTAACAGATCTGATTAGATACCTAAGAACTAGAGGTGGATGTTTTGAATATCATCAGctttgtttacaagtttctgactTTCTGCATTCTGGCTGCATTTGATATTGGTGTAATTTCTTTGTTGCCCTTTTTTCTATTTGATATTTTAACTTTTGAATACTGATTTTTGTTTTGAACGAAGACAATCCAGTTAAAatatcatggatttttttttcatttgcactGGAAATTTCTAACTTTGCATTATGATTGAAATTCTGGTTAATGACAGTCTTTGCTGTAATGGATGGAATCTTGCAAACCTAAGAGTGCGTTCAGGAGTGTTTATTGCCAGGCAAATGTGGTGGAAAAACAGCCAAAGACAGGGTATGAAGGCAGAAAAGTTTTTTATTAGGTTATCTGATGCACCAAATAAGCCGGGACACTGTGTCCGCAGACAACAAGTGCCCACAGTTATTTTCTTGTGCAGCTCCTTTATACTTCTGCCTCATGTTTATCATTCTATGTGATAAGCACAAAGGTTCTCTGTCTTCTCTGTGCACAACCAAACAGTGTGACCTTCCTCCTGGTTCATCACtttccacacagacagacactacTTTGTAACAAAGCAGTCATACCTTGTGATCATAGCAAAAATTTAAGTATAgcaagcatagaattgtccactGTGTCTAAATGTATAATTTCCACTAAACAAACAAGCAGGAAGGGATCAAGCTAAGGTACCCCGCGTAGCAGGTTCGGAGTTGAGGTAGCTGGGCGGAGCAGGGTGGGAGTCGAGGTAGACGGGCGGAGCAGGGACGGGGTCGAGTTGGTCAGGCAACCAGACAGGGAGTCGCAAACCAGAACCGGAGTCTGGGTCACGTGACCAAAGGGATCGGAAGCCAAGGTAGTCAGTCCAAGGACAGGGATTTAACACACAGGGCAGGAACAGAGGAAGAGGTCAGGGCTGGGGCGGTCTGACCAGGAACGGGACATGTCAGGCATAAAGGACAAGCGAGGCGGATCAGGGCTACAACAGAAACACTGAGCCCAGCCGGGTTAAAGTAGGTGGTTGCCATTGATGCTAATTAGGAATGCTGTTCCTACTGCATTCTCATGACGGGGGCACGAAATTTGCACTGAAGGCTTAATACCATGATGACCTTTTCTAAAAAACAAACCTAATGTTTTTCAAAACTGTTTGAAGATGTCAATTAGTTTTAGCTAGTAAGTTAGCCGGTGCTAAGTTAGCAGGGGCTATTAGTCACAAAtagcaaaacaaaattttaaatgattgcAACAACAGTCTGGACCACAGGAATCTGAATCCAACAACAATAGCATTTTTGTAATCTGAATGCCCAATCACATAAATTTGAGCCTTTAATTGTTTTGTCTTGAGCATCTCTTGTATATCTGAAAAATGTAGAAATGCCGCCTTATGCCAAACCCAGGGTGCTGAATTATATCCAGACAAAAAGACAATTTAATTCCCTCAGAATATTTTAGCAGGTGCAGTGGACATTGGCTTTgtgacactgatggaaaaaaataattgggCTCTTCTGTGCTAAACCATTTCTGTCACGACACGCAGGCACGGACCAGGGAAGCAGACACATGATTCCAGGGAATCGGGAAAATGAGGGATTTATTTGGGGAGAACATATGCAGGAACACTGGGCTGAAATCAAGACTGACATCAATGTCGGGGAACATTCACAGAGACATGCTTAAATACACTGGACTAATTAAACACCactagaaacagctgatgacacggggattccacacgaggtagatgTGGGGGTGTGGCACGCAAGAGGAGCGACACGATCAGGGCTTGACAATTTCAATAATGCAAGATGATATAAGAATAAATACTTCAATAGAAAACATTACTTTTCATGCTAGTTTCATGTTgtgaaaaaatcaatttttttcCTATATCTATTCCTCTACTGTatatctgcctgcctgcctctctcGTGTAAACAAGCTTCTCAGATTCCTTTGGGGAAAACTGCCTCTTCAGCAGCTTGTGTAAATATCTATGTCAGTAGATATTAAATGccttctgtctttctctctctctctctctcttgtttTACAGTTACTGGGCATCAGGGGAGCCAAATGATTTTGACATAGACGAGGACTGTGTTGAGATACGCTTAGCACATGAGACACTGAAGAACTGGA
The sequence above is a segment of the Brienomyrus brachyistius isolate T26 chromosome 12, BBRACH_0.4, whole genome shotgun sequence genome. Coding sequences within it:
- the LOC125705027 gene encoding CD209 antigen-like protein C, coding for MSDDIYTNADIIQNNEPLKGTSSLVEQTSRRSQHSGSEPAGARRYRLAIVCLGMLCLLLLLISTVIYVYFKGALNEAEKKGGMLTAERDQLQVNYSIMAVQVSQLEDKMRRFAENRCPEGWNSFHLKCYYISGKKNTWVKSQEECRQKGADLVVIDSKEEQIFLSQFQRTWIGLIDKEHKGIWTWVDGTPLTTSYWASGEPNDFDIDEDCVEIRLAHETLKNWNDLPCSAEINWICEQGGVN